The region ATGATGATGGTGGCCATGTACCTAGGATCCTGCTTGTTCCAGCCGAGGCGGACGAGAGGAGTGTCGACAGAGTCGGAGGCCTCATAGATGATGGTGGAGTGCTCCTTGTCGCGGAGGTCGAAAACGCGGACGGAGCCATCAGCAGAGACAGAGGCGAAAACGCCAACACCACCCCAGGCGATGTCGTAGACCTCCTTGTCATGGGCGATGAGCTGAGTATCAACAGCCTCGCGCTCGACATCCCAAATGGTACAGGTGGTGTCGATGGAGGAGGTACCGATGCGGCGGGGCTCGGCCTCGTTCCAGTCGAAGGATGTAAGAGGGCCACAAAACTCAGAGTTTTTGTTGCCGTTAAGGACGGATTTAAGCTCCACGCGGTCGTCATGGATGCGCCAGACACGGAGGAAGTCAGCGGAGGTCGCAAGGAGATCAGGCCTCACGCATTCACGATCAGGGATGAAGATGGTCTTCGTCGGAGGGTAAGGGTGCTCGAAAGACAGCGCCGGGTCGGATCGGATCTCACCGGTGGAGTCATCGAGCTGCACGATCTCCACACGGTTCGGGTACTGCTCGAGGAGACTAGCGATGGCGAGCCGGTATTTCTTATCCCGGCGAACGCTCCAGTTCATGGCGTAGATGTGCCATGGAGCCTCGTAGGTGTAGATCTCCGATCGCTTCTGCTGCTCCTCTGACCCCTCCGGCGTCCGATCTCCGCCGCTACCCATACTCGCTCTctcagctctctctctctctctctctctctctcgctgtCTCGCTCTTTCGGTCACTCTCCACCGCTCTTGATGTACGAATATCCGGAAATAAGCAGCAAAGGCAGGGGGGGAGGGGACCGAAACGAGGACTTCGTTGTGGTCCCCACCTCTCTCTTCTAACCGCTTTCTATGGGCACACTTTTGGCGCAGCATGCGGTTTGCTGCCACTTGCTATCTTAtgcttataataataatatttaatatttatttaatatatttaatataaacagaAAGAACTTAAGAGATGTATTATTAGATCAGATTTCGATATCAATCTAGTCtctagatgatgatgatggaccCTACCCTATCAATATTAGGAATGCTATGCAATCTTGACCTGTTAATAGTGAAATCATTGTAGAcattattagtttatatagtacATCTTTGGCAACCTGCTTTGATGTTGGATTGAATGTTAGACTTTGCTTTGCATTATCCTGTTTAGCTTCCCACAAAACCGGGCCCAACCCGACCTGACCTGACTAGTGAAAATAGATGAACGGAACGGTGACTGAGGGGAGACACTCCATATTCCATAACCATCCAtcatgtatttaaaaattatataataattaaaactctATGTTAAAAGaccatttctattttttttttttttggctagaATATCTCCTTTAGCTGGAGTACTGGATTGACGGCTTTACGTTGGAGAATAAGTGGCCAGATCTATTAGAACCCTCTCAGCATGGTTGCGGATTTTGCTTTGTTTAATATGGCTCCTTGTTTTCCTGAGCTTCttctttaagattttttttttggttttatccCCAGGCTCAGATGTTAAGACATAGCGTTGGTCTAATTAAGGTTTTTTGGTTATATCCTTTTACTCCTTCTTCAATGATAACGGTTTTTGTTGTGCCTAGGGTAAAGCCTTTTAGAAGGGTCACTATCTGCTGAAAGTGGAAGCCTACTTCTGGTTTGCCCTTCATAACAAAATCTTTGTGCTAGAAAACTTGACAAAACATCAATGCTGCATTATTTCCACTAGCACTTGTGTGCTTTGTAATGCTGTAGAGGGAGGGACTCCTTACCTTCTAATTAACTACCATTTCTCTTCTAGGATATAGGCTTACTTTGCGTCACTCTTTAATGCCCCTATTCTGTCCTCTCTGGCGGAGGCTTGGTCCTGCTGGGTTTCGTTTGGTTCCCTACACCTGAAACCCCTAGGAAATCTCCTAATTAGGGTTATATGTTGGAGTATCTAGGCTGATCACAATAACCgtctttttatatttacttttcatGATGTCTCTATTATCATATGTAAAATTGACCATTTACTCATCGATTGGATTTCTGTAGTGCCCGATCATGCTAACGTGCAACTTGAGGATTCTCTTTAGACGATCAAATGCAGAAAGGAGTTTATGGGATTCATAACACATGGAATTTATGGGATCCATGACATACTTCCCACGAACCGTCTGCT is a window of Dioscorea cayenensis subsp. rotundata cultivar TDr96_F1 chromosome 5, TDr96_F1_v2_PseudoChromosome.rev07_lg8_w22 25.fasta, whole genome shotgun sequence DNA encoding:
- the LOC120262435 gene encoding WD repeat-containing protein LWD1, giving the protein MLRQKCAHRKRLEERGGDHNEVLVSVPSPPAFAAYFRIFVHQERWRVTERARQRERERERERAERASMGSGGDRTPEGSEEQQKRSEIYTYEAPWHIYAMNWSVRRDKKYRLAIASLLEQYPNRVEIVQLDDSTGEIRSDPALSFEHPYPPTKTIFIPDRECVRPDLLATSADFLRVWRIHDDRVELKSVLNGNKNSEFCGPLTSFDWNEAEPRRIGTSSIDTTCTIWDVEREAVDTQLIAHDKEVYDIAWGGVGVFASVSADGSVRVFDLRDKEHSTIIYEASDSVDTPLVRLGWNKQDPRYMATIIMDSAKVVVLDIRFPTLPVVELQRHQASVNAIAWAPHSSCHICTAGDDSQALIWDLSSVGNGGGGSGQQATASAEGGLDPILAYTAGAEIEQLQWSSSQPDWVAIAFSTKLQILRV